Proteins encoded by one window of Toxotes jaculatrix isolate fToxJac2 chromosome 22, fToxJac2.pri, whole genome shotgun sequence:
- the kin gene encoding DNA/RNA-binding protein KIN17 isoform X2: MGKADFLSPKAISNRIKAKGLQKLRWYCQMCQKQCRDENGFKCHCMSESHQRQLLLASEDPTKFMDYFSDEFKNDFLELLRRRFGTKRVHNNIVYNEYISDREHVHMNSTQWETLTDFTKWLGREGLCKVDETPKGWYIQYIDRDPETIRRQEEQAKKKKQELDDEERSARFIEEQVRRGRDGKDTDETPVYTELSRESEEEKVVFNLSSSSSVAGPSKSSSALGASALKTAASSSTKRKDISSNSDSRGEKKRKSALEEIMEMEEKKKQQQSVRTDYWIQPNIVVKIITKKLGEKYHKKKAVVTEVRDKYAAVVKMIDSGDKLKLDQNHLETVIPAPGKRVLILNGPYRNTEALLEGIDEKHFCATLTLDSGQQKGKRVDIAYEDFAKLA; this comes from the exons ATGGGGAAAGCAGATTTTCTCTCCCCCAAGGCGATTAGCAACCGGATAAAAGCCAAAGGTCTCCAGAAGTTGAGGTGGTATTGTCAGATGTGTCAGAAACAATGCAGAGATGAG AATGGCTTCAAATGTCACTGCATGTCTGAGTCCCACCAGAGGCAGCTTCTGCTGGCCTCAGAGGATCCAACAAAGTTCATGGACTATTTCTCAGA CGAGTTCAAGAACGACTTCCTGGAGCTGCTCAGAAGGCGTTTTG GAACCAAGCGAGTGCATAACAACATAGTCTACAACGAGTACATCAGTGACCGGGAGCACGTCCACATGAACTCCACACAGTGGGAGACTCTCACTGACTTCACCAAGTGGCTGGGCAGAGAGG GCCTGTGTAAAGTTGATGAGACCCCTAAAGGCTGGTACATCCAGTACATCGATCGCGACCCGGAGACCATCCGCCGCCAAGAGGAGCaggcgaagaagaagaagcaggagcTGGACGATGAAGAAAGGAGCGCCAGATTCATTGAGGAGCAGGTCCGCAGAGGCCGCGACGGCAAGGACACAGAT GAAACTCCAGTTTACACCGAGCTCAGCCGtgagagtgaagaagaaaaag TTGTTTTCAACCTGAGTTCCTCTTCATCTGTAGCTGGTCCCTCCAAATCAAG TTCTGCCCTGGGTGCCAGTGCTCTCAAAACAGCGGCATCATCCTCGACCAAGAGGAAAGACATATCCTCCAATTCAGACTCCAGaggggagaagaaaaggaaatctGCTCTGGAAGAGATCATGGAG atggaagagaagaagaagcagcagcagtcagtcagGACCGATTACTGGATTCAGCCCAACATCGTGGTCAAAATCATCACCAAGAAACTGGGAGAGAAATACCACAAGAAGAAGGCTGTCGTCACG GAGGTGAGAGACAAATATGCAGCGGTGGTGAAGATGATCGATTCCGGAGACAAACTGAAACTGGACCAGAATCACTTAGAGACGGTTATACCTGCACCAG GTAAAAGGGTTTTGATCCTGAACGGTCcgtacagaaacacagaggctcTGCTCGAGGGGATTGATGAGAAACATTTCTGTGCCACACTCACACTTGACTCT GGTCAACAGAAAGGGAAGAGAGTGGACATCGCTTATGAGGATTTTGCAAAACTGGCCTGA
- the atp5f1c gene encoding ATP synthase subunit gamma, mitochondrial isoform X1, with amino-acid sequence MFARCSALVFTPQCGQVRNMATLKDITIRLKSIKNIQKITKSMKMVAAAKYARAERQLKPARVYGTGALALYEKADIKVPEDKAAKHLIIGVTSDRGLCGAIHSGVAKAIKSEIANLTNTGKEVMVINVGDKLRGLLHRTHGKHIMLNCKEVGRKPPSFGDASIIATELLNSGYEFDQGSVIFNRFRSVISYKTDQKPVFSTDTVANSENMGIYDDIDADVLRNYQEFALVNILYLALRESSTSEQSARMTAMDSASKNASEMIDKLTLTFNRTRQAVITKELIEIISGAAAL; translated from the exons ATGTTCGCCCGGTGCAGCGCGTTGGTCTTCACCCCACAATG TGGGCAGGTCAGGAACATGGCTACCTTGAAGGACA TCACCATTCGGTTGAAGTCCATCAAGAACATCCAGAAAATCACAAAGTCCATGAAAATGGTGGCCGCTGCCAAGTATGCTCGTGCTGAGAGGCAGCTGAAGCCAGCCCGAGTCTACGGCACCGGTGCTCTGG CTCTGTACGAGAAGGCCGACATCAAAGTGCCAGAGGACAAGGCCGCCAAGCATTTGATCATTGGAGTGACTTCTGACCGTGGACTCTGTGGTGCCATCCACTCTGGTGTGGCTAAGGCCATTAAGAGCGAGATCGCCAACCTGACCAACACTGGCAAGGAGGTGATGGTGATCAATGTGGGAGATAAGCTGAGAGGCCTGCTGCACAG GACTCATGGAAAGCACATCATGCTGAACTGTAAGGAAGTCGGCCGTAAGCCCCCCAGCTTCGGCGACGCTTCCATCATCGCCACGGAGCTGCTCAACTCTGGATACGAGTTTGACCAGGGCTCCGTCATCTTCAACAGATTCAG GTCTGTAATCTCATACAAGACGGACCAGAAgcctgtgttttccacagacaCTGTTGCTAACTCAG AGAACATGGGCATCTATGACGACATTGATGCTGATGTGTTGAGAAACTACCAGGAGTTTGCTCTGGTCAACATCCTCTACCTGGCCCTGAGGGAGTCCTCCACCAGTGAGCAGAGCGCCAGGATGACTGCTATGGACAGCGCCAGCAAGAACGCCT CTGAGATGATTGACAAGCTGACCCTCACCTTCAACCGTACCAGACAGGCCGTCATCACCAAGGAGCTCATTGAGATCAtctctggagctgctgctct ataA
- the atp5f1c gene encoding ATP synthase subunit gamma, mitochondrial isoform X2, whose protein sequence is MFARCSALVFTPQCGQVRNMATLKDITIRLKSIKNIQKITKSMKMVAAAKYARAERQLKPARVYGTGALALYEKADIKVPEDKAAKHLIIGVTSDRGLCGAIHSGVAKAIKSEIANLTNTGKEVMVINVGDKLRGLLHRTHGKHIMLNCKEVGRKPPSFGDASIIATELLNSGYEFDQGSVIFNRFRSVISYKTDQKPVFSTDTVANSENMGIYDDIDADVLRNYQEFALVNILYLALRESSTSEQSARMTAMDSASKNASEMIDKLTLTFNRTRQAVITKELIEIISGAAAL, encoded by the exons ATGTTCGCCCGGTGCAGCGCGTTGGTCTTCACCCCACAATG TGGGCAGGTCAGGAACATGGCTACCTTGAAGGACA TCACCATTCGGTTGAAGTCCATCAAGAACATCCAGAAAATCACAAAGTCCATGAAAATGGTGGCCGCTGCCAAGTATGCTCGTGCTGAGAGGCAGCTGAAGCCAGCCCGAGTCTACGGCACCGGTGCTCTGG CTCTGTACGAGAAGGCCGACATCAAAGTGCCAGAGGACAAGGCCGCCAAGCATTTGATCATTGGAGTGACTTCTGACCGTGGACTCTGTGGTGCCATCCACTCTGGTGTGGCTAAGGCCATTAAGAGCGAGATCGCCAACCTGACCAACACTGGCAAGGAGGTGATGGTGATCAATGTGGGAGATAAGCTGAGAGGCCTGCTGCACAG GACTCATGGAAAGCACATCATGCTGAACTGTAAGGAAGTCGGCCGTAAGCCCCCCAGCTTCGGCGACGCTTCCATCATCGCCACGGAGCTGCTCAACTCTGGATACGAGTTTGACCAGGGCTCCGTCATCTTCAACAGATTCAG GTCTGTAATCTCATACAAGACGGACCAGAAgcctgtgttttccacagacaCTGTTGCTAACTCAG AGAACATGGGCATCTATGACGACATTGATGCTGATGTGTTGAGAAACTACCAGGAGTTTGCTCTGGTCAACATCCTCTACCTGGCCCTGAGGGAGTCCTCCACCAGTGAGCAGAGCGCCAGGATGACTGCTATGGACAGCGCCAGCAAGAACGCCT CTGAGATGATTGACAAGCTGACCCTCACCTTCAACCGTACCAGACAGGCCGTCATCACCAAGGAGCTCATTGAGATCAtctctggagctgctgctctgtaa
- the itih2 gene encoding inter-alpha-trypsin inhibitor heavy chain H2, whose product MRRLLLLLLGLLLLHRGRCFEFVIDGEWEEETSDLQDHRERYKRAILTSEEQEDFEAIRGDDITVKSYKVESRITSRFAHTTVRSSVINSGSKAQSIGFNVQIPKRAFITNFTMNVNGITFVGSVREKTVARNLYAQARARGKAAGIVRANSQDMETFKTEVHVPPGSNIEFELHYQEMMQRRLGFYEHSLYLQPGRLVPQFQVDVYIFEPKGISTVQTLNTLGPQFAELIKVTSTKDKAHIVFKPNIQQQRKCDNCTGSAVDGIFTVKYDVNRDSNAGELQVSDGHFVQFFAPSNFSPLPKNIVFVIDVSGSMWGVKMKQTVEAMKAILDDLTIDDHFSIVDFNHNVRCWNEELVPGSSIQIADAKNYIQSIKPNGGTNINEALMRAVQMLVRASNQGIIDPRSVSMIILVSDGDPTVGEIKLSTIQKNVKRVMREEFSLFSLGIGFDVDYDFLERIAMENRGMAQRIYANHDAAEQLRAFYSQVSSPLLRRITIQFPEDSVSDITQNRFDKYFSGSELVVAGKVLPSESNTLTSFTTASAAGLDITLETEADTTELDLELAKQQHSFTGFARQMWAYITIKQLISERSLAPTAVKKRKITQRIMALAVEHQFVTPLTALLVESEDAKERLLADSPKDPKHGCCSGGGVVGGSASNGLAPVRVVYQPPPWVQVTTPAPPSQAEKGPEEWTLPQQVNLVDNDPHFIIHLPRSNMDVCFNIDSKPGHILNLVSDSGAGVVVNGQLISSKQVLKRNLSTYFGNISVYYQPDGVGVTVSTDSIAMTDGRNNHTFTWGATAEITQDGLRMSIVKNSHVTVTVNNNIQVMVLLHRVWKKHPVNVDFLGIYIPNDNQYSPLVHGLIGQFSREPEVRVYDIHEGVDPLKKEATMEVKGNKLLVTRGWQKDYRRDKKRGSNVYCWFIHNSGKGFIDGHYTDYIVPSLSSFLQTL is encoded by the exons ATGAGgcgtctgctgctgctgcttctggggctcctgctcctccatcgGGGCCGCTGCTTTGAGTTTGTGATAGATGGAGAATGGGAGGAAGAGACA TCAGATCTACAAGATCATCGGGAGAGATACAAG agagcGATATTGACCAGCGAGGAGCAGGAAGACTTTGAA GCCATCCGTGGAGATGACATCACCGTCAAGAGCTACAAGGTGGAGAGTCGCATCACGTCCCGCTTCGCCCACACCACCGTCAGGAGCTCTGTGATCAACTCCGGCTCCAAAGCTCAGAGCATTGGCTTCAACGTCCAGATCCCCAAACGAGCTTTCATCACCAACTTCACCAT GAATGTGAATGGGATAACATTTGTGGGCTCGGTGAGGGAAAAGACAGTCGCCAGGAACCTGTACGCTCAGGCCAGAGCCAGAGGCAAGGCAGCCGGCATTGTCAG AGCTAATTCCCAGGACATGGAGACCTTTAAGACAGAGGTCCACGTTCCTCCTGGCAGTAACATTGAGTTTGAACTCCACTACCAGGAGATGATGCAGAGGAGGCTGGGTTTTTATGAGCACTCGCTGTACCTGCAGCCTGGGAGGCTGGTGCCTCAGTTCCAG GTGGATGTGTACATCTTTGAGCCAAAGGGAATTTCCACGGTACAAACGCTAAACACCCTCGGGCCACAGTTTGCAGAGCTCATCAAAGTTACATCAACCAAAGACAAG GCTCATATCGTCTTCAAGCccaacatacagcagcagagaaagtgtGACAACTGCACCGGCAGTGCTGTGGACGGCATCTTTACTGTCAAATATGATGTGAACAGGGACAGCAACGCTGGGGAACTGCAG GTCTCAGACGGCCATTTTGTCCAATTCTTTGCTCCGTCAAACTTCTCCCCGCTTCCTAAAAACATTGTGTTCGTCATTGATGTCAGTGGGTCCATGTGGGGGGTCAAGATGAAACAG ACAGTGGAGGCCATGAAGGCCATTTTGGACGACTTGACTATAGATGATCACTTCAGCATCGTTGACTTCAACCATAATGTGCGTTGCTGGAACGAGGAGCTGGTCCCTGGCTCATCTATTCAGATCGCCGATGCCAAGAATTACATCCAGAGCATCAAACCCAATGGAG gcACCAACATCAACGAGGCGCTGATGAGAGCAGTTCAGATGTTGGTGAGGGCGTCCAATCAGGGGATCATTGACCCTCGCTCCGTCTCCATGATCATTCTGGTGTCTGATGGAGATCCAACCGTGG gagagaTCAAGCTCAGCACCATCCAGAAGAATGTGAAGCGAGTGATGAGAGAGGagttttctctcttctcactgGGCATCGGCTTCGACGTGGACTACGACTTCCTGGAACGTATTGCCATGGAGAACAGGGGCATGGCTCAGAGGATCTATGCTAACCACGATGCTGCAGAGCAGCTACGG gcGTTTTACAGTCAGGTCTCCTCTCCGCTGCTGAGGAGGATCACCATTCAGTTCCCAGAGGACTCCGTGTCAGACATCACCCAGAACCGCTTCGATAAGTACTTCAGTGGCTCAGAGCTGGTGGTGGCAGGGAAGGTGCTGCCATCTGAGAGCAACACACTGACCAGCTTCACCACCGCATCTGCT GCTGGTCTGGACATCACCCTGGAGACAGAGGCTGACACCACAGAGCTGGACTTGGAGTTGGCCAAGCAGCAGCACTCGTTCACAGGCTTCGCCAGACAGATGTGGGCCTACATCACCATCAAACAGCTGATCTCTGAAAG GTCTCTGGCTCCGACAGCTGTCAAGAAGAGGAAGATCACCCAGAGGATCATGGCGCTGGCCGTGGAGCATCAGTTCGTCACTCCGCTCACTGCTCTGCTGGTGGAGAGCGAGGACGCCAAGGAGAGGCTGCTGGCCGACTCTCCAAAGGACCCCAAACATGGCTGCTGCTCAG gaggaggagtagtAGGGGGATCAGCATCCAATGGGCTGGCACCGGTGCGAGTGGTCTACCAGCCTCCGCCCTGGGTCCAGGTGACCACTCCGGCCCCCCCGAGTCAGGCTGAGAAGGGTCCAGAGGAGTGGACTCTGCCTCAGCAGGTCAACttag TGGACAACGACCCTCACTTCATCATCCACCTGCCCAGAAGCAACATGGACGTCTGCTTCAACATCGACTCCAAACCTGGTCATATTCTCAACCTGGTGTCTGACAGTGGAGCAG GTGTGGTGGTGAACGGTCAGCTGATCAGCTCAAAGCAGGTGCTAAAAAGAAACCTCAGCACCTACTTCGGCAACATCTCAGTCTACTACCAGCCTGATGGAGTCGGTGTGACCGTCAGCACCGACAGCATCGCCATGACTGACGGCAGGAACAACCACACCTTCACCTGGGGGGCGACAGCTGAAATCACACAGGATGG gCTGAGGATGTCCATAGTGAAGAACTCGCATGTTACAGtcacagtaaataataatatccAGGTGATGGTGCTGCTTCATCGTGTGTGGAAGAAACATCCTGTTAACGTCGACTTCCTCGGTATCTACATTCCCAACGACAACCAGTACTCCCCTCTGGTGCACGGCCTCATAG GGCAGTTTTCCAGAGAGCCTGAGGTGAGAGTGTACGACATCCACGAAGGAGTCGACCCTCTGAAGAAGGAGGCCACCATGGAGGTGAAGGGCAACAAGCTGCTCGTCACCAG aggcTGGCAGAAGGACTACAGGCGTGACAAGAAGCGCGGCTCTAATGTCTACTGCTGGTTCATTCATAACAGTGGGAAGGGCTTCATCGATGGACACTACACCGACTACATCGTCCCAAGTCTCAGCAGTTTCCTCCAGACGCtctga
- the kin gene encoding DNA/RNA-binding protein KIN17 isoform X1, whose translation MGKADFLSPKAISNRIKAKGLQKLRWYCQMCQKQCRDENGFKCHCMSESHQRQLLLASEDPTKFMDYFSDEFKNDFLELLRRRFGTKRVHNNIVYNEYISDREHVHMNSTQWETLTDFTKWLGREGLCKVDETPKGWYIQYIDRDPETIRRQEEQAKKKKQELDDEERSARFIEEQVRRGRDGKDTDETPVYTELSRESEEEKVVFNLSSSSSVAGPSKSSSALGASALKTAASSSTKRKDISSNSDSRGEKKRKSALEEIMEMEEKKKQQQSVRTDYWIQPNIVVKIITKKLGEKYHKKKAVVTEVRDKYAAVVKMIDSGDKLKLDQNHLETVIPAPGKRVLILNGPYRNTEALLEGIDEKHFCATLTLDSVSIGGLFSHQLKTVPVRKAVYQDTSNFYGFAFVAFTFMLLSVFFICCIEFLRLKFHVFSSSGSTEREESGHRL comes from the exons ATGGGGAAAGCAGATTTTCTCTCCCCCAAGGCGATTAGCAACCGGATAAAAGCCAAAGGTCTCCAGAAGTTGAGGTGGTATTGTCAGATGTGTCAGAAACAATGCAGAGATGAG AATGGCTTCAAATGTCACTGCATGTCTGAGTCCCACCAGAGGCAGCTTCTGCTGGCCTCAGAGGATCCAACAAAGTTCATGGACTATTTCTCAGA CGAGTTCAAGAACGACTTCCTGGAGCTGCTCAGAAGGCGTTTTG GAACCAAGCGAGTGCATAACAACATAGTCTACAACGAGTACATCAGTGACCGGGAGCACGTCCACATGAACTCCACACAGTGGGAGACTCTCACTGACTTCACCAAGTGGCTGGGCAGAGAGG GCCTGTGTAAAGTTGATGAGACCCCTAAAGGCTGGTACATCCAGTACATCGATCGCGACCCGGAGACCATCCGCCGCCAAGAGGAGCaggcgaagaagaagaagcaggagcTGGACGATGAAGAAAGGAGCGCCAGATTCATTGAGGAGCAGGTCCGCAGAGGCCGCGACGGCAAGGACACAGAT GAAACTCCAGTTTACACCGAGCTCAGCCGtgagagtgaagaagaaaaag TTGTTTTCAACCTGAGTTCCTCTTCATCTGTAGCTGGTCCCTCCAAATCAAG TTCTGCCCTGGGTGCCAGTGCTCTCAAAACAGCGGCATCATCCTCGACCAAGAGGAAAGACATATCCTCCAATTCAGACTCCAGaggggagaagaaaaggaaatctGCTCTGGAAGAGATCATGGAG atggaagagaagaagaagcagcagcagtcagtcagGACCGATTACTGGATTCAGCCCAACATCGTGGTCAAAATCATCACCAAGAAACTGGGAGAGAAATACCACAAGAAGAAGGCTGTCGTCACG GAGGTGAGAGACAAATATGCAGCGGTGGTGAAGATGATCGATTCCGGAGACAAACTGAAACTGGACCAGAATCACTTAGAGACGGTTATACCTGCACCAG GTAAAAGGGTTTTGATCCTGAACGGTCcgtacagaaacacagaggctcTGCTCGAGGGGATTGATGAGAAACATTTCTGTGCCACACTCACACTTGACTCTGTAAGTATTGGTGGGCTGTTCTCACATCAGCTGAAAACTGTGCCTGTCAGAAAAGCTGTATATCAGGACACTTCAAACTTTTATGGCTTTGCTTTTGTAGCATTCACTTTTatgttgctttctgtttttttcatttgttgtatCGAGTTTCTACGTTTAAAGTTTCACGTCTTCTCGTCCTCAGGGTCAACAGAAAGGGAAGAGAGTGGACATCGCTTATGA
- the itih5 gene encoding inter-alpha-trypsin inhibitor heavy chain H5: MLLLPLLTLLISASASVLGELEDDIDSDLADFDLDIAPRRVPRQVKTILTKETKPHVQELSIKTTIISRYAFTAVYCAMLNRHSAATEGVFQFQIPAGAYVSNFTMIIGGRVYQSEVRPKEKRVKQENGKAKNKESGDASPEPEVEVFRMAASIPGRNRAVFLLTYEELLQRRLGRYEHVTSLRPLQLVSRLSLDVTIVDHSPVTDLEVLPLRNSRSTGAGSASNVPNAPRIPAKPELPITTVIKNEKNVCKITFSPNIVQQAKIATNGILGDFVIRYDVQRDMGIGDIQVLNGHFVHYFAPKDLPVVPKNVVFVIDTSASMLGTKIRQTKDALFTILRDLRPGDHFNFISFSNKVKVWQPNRLVPVTPLSVRDAKKFIYMLGPTGGTNIDGAIQTGSSLLRDYLLGPDASPNSVSLIIFLTDGRPTVGEVQSTAILGNTRSAVQEKFCIFTIGIGNDVDYRLLERMALENCGMMRRIHEEADASAMLKGFYDEIGTPLLSDIRINYTEDSVQYVTQHLFTNYFNGSEIVIAGKLTNQSAESLHVQVTASNNDRSIILETDVPLRHRQTETEKHVKAATAAMAAGAKAPGSGGAQGLGVALSSVAEDFVERVWGFLSVKEGLRSRLRSQTSKEREGHTHQATNLSLTYHFLTPLTNLVVEKPEVLADGTMAPAPTITPSAGDSVSTANELPSDTEDRKPQKPDGKPGSQTSSLSNTVGKAERRPAKKSITISKTSADGDPHFVVEFPLSKLTVCFNINGEPGHILRLVSDHKYSGVTVNGKLIGAPAPPGSHKQQRTYFSTITIVVDQPKRAYIEVTPKKVILDGRDRMVLPCHSTVAVDSGALSVSIVGKSNVTVTVGGSISFVILLHQYKNPAPYQRDHLGFYIGNSKGLSHNCHGLLGQFLYEEVGLAELPAQGDMKPSPVLKVKDRSVPVVQKSRRIYSGTQSVDCWFARNNAAKLIDGQYEDYLMSHMFDTGDWPHGTNRV; the protein is encoded by the exons atgctgctgctgccgctgctcaCCTTACTGATAAGCGCCAGTGCGAGTGTACTGGGAGAACTGGAAGATGATATTGATTCGGACTTAGCAGACTTTGATTTAGACATT GCACCGCGCAGGGTCCCACGACAGGTGAAAACTATACTGACCAAG GAGACCAAACCTCACGTCCAGGAACTCTCCATCAAGACCACCATCATCTCCCGCTATGCCTTCACCGCGGTGTACTGCGCCATGCTCAACCGGCACTCCGCCGCTACCGAGGGCGTCTTCCAGTTTCAGATCCCCGCCGGAGCTTACGTCTCCAACTTCACCAT GATCATTGGAGGGCGCGTCTACCAGAGCGAGGTCAGGCCGAAGGAGAAGAGGGTCAAACAGGAGAACggcaaagcaaaaaacaaagagtCAGGTGACGCAAG tcCCGAGCCAGAAGTGGAGGTGTTCAGGATGGCGGCCAGTATACCGGGTAGGAACCGGGCCGTCTTCCTGCTCACCTACGAGGAGCTTCTGCAGCGCCGCCTGGGACGATATGAACACGTGACCAGCCTGAGGCCTCTGCAGCTGGTCAGCCGCCTCAGCCTGGACGTCACCATCGTCGACCACTCCCCAGTCACGGACCTGGAGGTGCTGCCGCTCCGCAACAGCAGGAGCACCGGAGCAGGCAGCGCCTCCAACGTGCCTAATGCACCCAGGATACCAG CCAAGCCCGAGCTTCCCATCACCACTGTGATCAAAAACGAAAAGAACGTCTGCAAGATCACCTTCAGCCCCAACATCGTGCAACAGGCCAAGATCGCGACCAACGGCATCCTGGGAGACTTTGTGATCCGCTATGACGTCCAAAGAGACATGGGGATAGGAGACATTCAG GTTCTAAACGGCCATTTTGTCCACTACTTTGCTCCCAAAGACCTGCCGGTCGTACCCAAGAACGTGGTGTTTGTGATCGACACCAGCGCCTCCATGCTGGGGACTAAGATCAGACAG ACTAAAGATGCTCTGTTCACCATTCTGAGGGACCTGCGTCCCGGCGATCACTTCAACTTCATCAGCTTCTCCAATAAGGTCAAAGTGTGGCAGCCAAACCGTCTCGTTCCAGTCACACCTCTTTCTGTCAGAGACGCCAAGAAGTTTATATACATGCTGGGGCCCACAGGAG GCACGAACATCGATGGTGCCATCCAGACTGGCTCCTCTCTGCTTCGAGATTACCTCCTGGGCCCCGACGCCAGCCCAAACAGCGTGTCCCTCATCATCTTCTTGACGGACGGGCGACCGACTGTCGGGGAGGTGCAGTCCACGGCGATCCTGGGGAACACCCGCTCAGCCGTGCAGGAGAAGTTCTGCATCTTCACCATCGGGATTGGAAACGATGTGGATTATCGGCTGCTGGAACGCATGGCCCTGGAAAACTGTGGGATGATGAGACGCATCCACGAGGAGGCCGACGCCAGCGCTATGCTCAAAGG GTTCTATGATGAGATAGGAACCCCTCTGCTGTCCGACATAAGGATCAACTACACAGAGGACTCCGTCCAGTACGTCACTCAGCATCTGTTCACCAACTACTTCAACGGCTCTGAGATCGTAATCGCTGGAAAGCTCACAAACCAAAGCGCAGAATCTCTTCACGTCCAGGTCACCGCCAGCAACAATGACAGGAGCATCATCCTGGAGACAGACGTGCCCCTGCGGCACCGacaaactgagacagagaagcatgtgaaagcagctacagcagcaatGGCGGCCGGCGCTAAAGCTCCGGGGTCAGGGGGCGCGCAAGGATTAGGGGTCGCTCTGAGCTCAGTGGCAGAGGACTTTGTGGAACGTGTCTGGGGTTTCCTGAGTGTCAAGGAGGGGCTGCGGTCGCGGCTGCGCAGCCAAACCAGCAAGGAGAGGGAAGGCCACACTCATCAGGCCACTAACCTCTCCCTGACATACCACTTCCTCACTCCCCTCACCAACCTGGTGGTGGAGAAGCCTGAGGTCCTGGCTGATGGCACCATGGCTCCAGCGCCCACCATCACCCCCTCAGCTGGCGACTCTGTCTCGACGGCCAATGAGCTGCCGAGTGACACGGAGGacagaaagccacagaaacCCGACGGGAAGCCAGGCAGCCAGACTTCATCTCTGAGCAACACAGTTG GTAAAGCTGAACGGAGACCAGCCAAGAAATCCATCACCATCTCCAAAACATCAG CGGACGGTGACCCTCACTTTGTGGTGGAGTTCCCCCTCAGTAAACTGACCGTGTGCTTCAACATCAACGGTGAGCCAGGACACATCCTTCGCCTGGTCTCTGACCACAAGTACTCCG GTGTGACGGTGAACGGTAAACTCATCGGCGCCCCAGCTCCACCAGGCAGCCACAAGCAGCAGCGAACCTACTTCAGCACCATCACCATCGTAGTGGATCAGCCCAAACGTGCCTACATCGAGGTGACCCCAAAGAAAGTCATCCTGGACGGTCGAGACCGCATGGTTCTGCCCTGCCACTCCACTGTTGCAGTGGACAGCGGTGCACTGTCAGTGTCCATCGTGGGAAAGTCCAACGTGACTGTGACGGTCGGAGGGAGCATCAGCTTTGTGATCTTGCTGCATCAGTACAAGAACCCAGCTCCCTACCAGAGAGACCATCTGGGGTTCTACATCGGTAACAGCAAGGGGCTGTCCCACAACTGCCATGGTCTGCTGG GTCAGTTCCTGTATGAGGAAGTGGGACTGGCAGAGCTTCCTGCACAGGGAGACATGAAACCCTCTCCGGTCCTGAAGGTGAAGGACCGTTCGGTGCCGGTGGTTCAGAAGAGCCGGCGGATCTACAGCGGGACACAGAGCGTGGACTGTTGGTTCGCCAGAAATAACGCGGCCAAGCTGATAGACGGACAGTATGAGGACTATTTGATGTCACACATGTTCGATACAGGGGACTGGCCGCACGGTACTAACAGAGTGTGA